The following proteins are co-located in the Salvelinus sp. IW2-2015 linkage group LG36, ASM291031v2, whole genome shotgun sequence genome:
- the LOC111959781 gene encoding TBCC domain-containing protein 1, which produces MDQGGGVAVWPRMEPFLLGALQVAPPTKLSLHYLRKMAAYVHSREGCFPMLGWLMWRHIACGKLQLPEDLAWLYFETFDLLAGHPAEERLEWAENLSQCSSPRELDRQRSKLCVDTLQFLLFLYIQQLNRVSLRTSLIGEEWPSPRSRSPSSDREAKTSSQNKNWDDQAHLSFLQTHLCELLELLVEPGQLSGSGQAVKDSQVSLEALQGLSLLLEGSVSRGRTVHPIHKLLSRAPLQAQAGYSKLSRSFSLHPLLAWLRQALVPNPFGMSTCLRSGKKLAWAQQVEGAMKRAKIARNTHTAPPGSKMVLMSQVFRQTLAKDSDKLAGANVKIHRCSDAFIYLLSPLRSVSLDKCRNSTVVLGPIETSIHIQSCENVKVVCVAGRLAIGSSSYCTIHALTPTRPLLLPGNTALTLGPFHTHYPSLEDHMASVGLAVVPNAWDQPLLVGVEGTIPDPGSYRLLPPAEFCPLVVPFRMEGDTCEVPGGLPSLYQKAHEEREKSVQDWQKMVKDAHLNKEQRRQFQALVEQKFHEWLLESGHRQELDSLIPPCIASQDPSDSDSLEARTNDTRQEGTSIREVGHTLLPC; this is translated from the exons ATGGACCAGGGTGGTGGTGTGGCGGTGTGGCCTCGCATGGAGCCCTTCCTCTTGGGGGCTCTGCAGGTGGCACCCCCTACCAAACTCAGCCTGCACTACCTGCGCAAGATGGCTGCCTACGTGCACTCGCGAGAGGGCTGCTTCCCCATGCTAGGCTGGCTCATGTGGAGGCACATTGCCTGTGGCAAGCTGCAGCTCCCTGAGGACCTGGCCTGGCTCTACTTTGAGACCTTTGACCTGCTGGCTGGTCACCCTGCAGAGGAGAGGCTGGAGTGGGCTGAGAACCTGTCCCAGTGCTCCTCCCCCAGAGAGCTGGACCGCCAGAGGAGCAAG tTGTGTGTGGACACGCTGcagttcctcctcttcctctacattCAGCAGCTGAACCGGGTGTCTCTGCGTACGTCTCTGATTGGTGAAGAGTGGCCAAGCCCCCGCTCTCGCTCCCCCTCCTCGGACCGCGAGGCAAAGACCAGCTCTCAAAACAAG AACTGGGACGACCAGGCCCACCTGTCCTTCCTCCAGACCCACCTGTGTGAGCTGCTGGAGCTGCTAGTAGAACCAGGCCAGCTGTCAGGGTCCGGCCAAGCCGTGAAGGACAGCCAGGTCTCTCTGGAGGCTCTACAG GGCCTCAGCCTGCTGCTGGAGGGCTCAGTGTCCCGCGGCCGGACCGTCCACCCCATCCACAAACTGCTCTCCAGAGCCCCACTCCAGGCCCAAGCAGGGTACTCCAAACTCAGCCGCTCCTTCTCCCTGCACCCCCTGCTGGCATGGCTCAGACAGGCCCTCGTCCCCAACCCCTTTGGGATGTCAACCTGCCTGAGGTCTGGGAAGAAGCTGGCCTGGGCTCAGCAAG TGGAGGGAGCCATGAAGAGAGCTAAGATTGCCCGGAACACCCACACGGCCCCCCCAGGCAGCAAGATGGTGCTGATGTCACAGGTGTTCAGACAGACCTTGGCCAAGGACTCAGACAAGCTAGCAGGAGCTAACGTCAAAATACACCGCTGCAGTGACGCCTTtatctacctcctctctccactcag GTCAGTGAGCCTGGACAAGTGTCGTAACAGCACGGTAGTCCTGGGTCCCATCGAGACCAGTATCCACATCCAGAGCTGTGAGAACGTcaaggtggtgtgtgtggctggcCGTCTAGCCATAGGGTCCTCCTCCTACTGTACCATCCATGCCCTCACCCCCACCCGGCCTCTACTGCTCCCTGGGAACACTGCACTCACCCTGGGGCCCTTCCACACACATTACCCCTCCCTGGAGGATCACATGGCCAGTGTGGGTCTAGCTGTGGTGCCCAATGCCTGGGACCAGCCCTTACTGGTGGGAGTGGAGGGTACCATCCCAGACCCTGGATCCTACAGGCTGCTGCCGCCGGCTGAGTTCTGCCCCCTTGTGGTGCCCTTCAGGATGGAGGGGGATACGTGTGAGGTGCCAGGTGGGCTGCCATCGCTGTACCAGAAGGcccatgaggagagggagaagagtgtaCAGGACTGGCAGAAGATGGTGAAGGATGCCCACTTGAACAA GGAGCAGCGGCGTCAGTTCCAGGCCCTGGTGGAGCAGAAGTTCCATGAATGGCTGTTGGAGTCGGGACACAGGCAGGAGCTTGATAGCCTTATCCCCCCCTGCATCGCATCCCAGGACCCCTCGGACAGCGACAGCCTGGAGGCCAGGACCAATGACACCAGACAGGAAGGGACATCTATACGGGAAGTGGGACATACCCTTCTGCCTTGCTGA